A window of Diospyros lotus cultivar Yz01 chromosome 14, ASM1463336v1, whole genome shotgun sequence contains these coding sequences:
- the LOC127789886 gene encoding tubulin beta-1 chain, producing the protein MREILHVQGGQCGNQIGSKFWEVVCDEHGIDPTGRYVGTSDLQLERVNVYYNEASCGRFVPRAVLMDLEPGTMDSVRTGPYGQIFRPDNFVFGQSGAGNNWAKGHYTEGAELIDSVLDVVRKEAENCDCLQGFQVCHSLGGGTGSGMGTLLISKIREEYPDRMMLTFSVFPSPKVSDTVVEPYNATLSVHQLVENADECMVLDNEALYDICFRTLKLTTPSFGDLNHLISATMSGVTCCLRFPGQLNSDLRKLAVNLIPFPRLHFFMVGFAPLTSRGSQQYRALTVPELTQQMWDAKNMMCAADPRHGRYLTASAMFRGKMSTKEVDEQMINVQNKNSSYFVEWIPNNVKSSVCDIPPRGLSIASTFVGNSTSIQEMFRRVSEQFTAMFRRKAFLHWYTGEGMDEMEFTEAESNMNDLVSEYQQYQDATADEEGEYEDEEEEAIEPM; encoded by the exons atgagagaaatccTTCATGTTCAGGGGGGACAATGTGGAAACCAGATTGGATCAAAATTTTGGGAAGTTGTTTGTGATGAACATGGCATAGATCCAACCGGAAGGTATGTTGGGACTTCAGATTTACAACTTGAACGTGTCAATGTATACTACAACGAGGCTTCTTGTGGGAGGTTTGTTCCTCGTGCTGTGCTCATGGATCTTGAGCCTGGCACCATGGACAGTGTTCGAACTGGTCCCTATGGCCAGATTTTCCGCCCTGATAACTTTGTCTTTGGCCAGTCTGGTGCTGGTAATAACTGGGCTAAAGGACATTATACTGAGGGTGCAGAGCTTATTGATTCAGTTCTTGATGTTGTGAGAAAGGAAGCTGAGAACTGTGACTGCCTTCAAG GTTTTCAAGTCTGCCACTCACTGGGTGGGGGAACAGGTTCTGGAATGGGCACCTTGCTGATCTCCAAAATTAGGGAGGAATACCCTGATAGAATGATGCTTACATTCTCAGTGTTTCCATCTCCAAAGGTTTCAGATACAGTTGTTGAGCCATATAATGCTACTCTTTCTGTCCACCAGCTTGTTGAGAATGCAGATGAGTGCATGGTGCTTGATAATGAAGCTCTGTATGATATCTGTTTCAGGACTCTTAAGCTTACCACACCTAGCT TTGGTGATCTGAACCACCTGATCTCTGCAACCATGAGTGGGGTGACTTGCTGCCTTCGGTTCCCTGGTCAACTCAACTCTGATCTCCGAAAGCTTGCTGTAAACTTAATTCCCTTCCCCCGTCTGCATTTCTTCATGGTTGGATTTGCACCTCTGACCTCTCGTGGGTCCCAGCAATACCGTGCCCTTACAGTCCCTGAACTGACCCAACAAATGTGGGATGCAAAGAACATGATGTGTGCCGCTGACCCGCGACATGGACGCTATCTCACTGCCTCAGCCATGTTCAGGGGCAAAATGAGCACCAAAGAGGTGGACGAACAAATGATCAATGTCCAGAACAAGAACTCGTCTTACTTTGTGGAGTGGATCCCTAACAATGTGAAATCAAGTGTTTGTGACATTCCGCCAAGGGGGCTTTCCATAGCATCCACCTTTGTTGGGAACTCGACTTCCATCCAGGAAATGTTCAGGAGAGTGAGCGAGCAGTTCACTGCTATGTTCAGGAGAAAAGCTTTCTTGCACTGGTACACTGGGGAAGGAATGGATGAAATGGAGTTCACAGAAGCCGAAAGCAACATGAATGATCTTGTTTCCGAGTACCAGCAGTACCAGGATGCTACTGCTGATGAGGAGGGTGAGTATGAAGATGAGGAGGAAGAAGCCATTGAGCCTATGTGA